The following proteins are encoded in a genomic region of Eriocheir sinensis breed Jianghai 21 chromosome 2, ASM2467909v1, whole genome shotgun sequence:
- the LOC127002761 gene encoding CCR4-NOT transcription complex subunit 1-like isoform X4, whose product MNLDSLTAALSHIGNLVASLTKKNLNSSVQEIQEVVRQFGGEAERHLYRVLIGHLEWSGSQGGESHRPSPNNNNNNNKDKEAVNSAGVASLAWSSTNGGASALLLQHLGATLPSASFIASLAFAIANPLNTSKVKPQWVSGVCRALRLSRLQEVTLCLYLLQETNQEVRSQSIAILKLKLPDLVRAYIDTETEDRELLELSTEALHLLLTHIVHLWRDPPVVLLPQESLQAFISALQREFPQSRVPVVLAPLLYPDSDILMEKMTQEQPSNMAKNLLDGSLADLVLELGYSFCNTVEECRNNLVNFGVNSITPAAVAKVLGIMVRTHTGLPSEQIGLQNLNTPSSLWSDSKDKAANNQSQSGGNEVGVPGSSSLSGPHGWNVEVFIKALLEVLSNLNVKEIFTKLDHKGFFVKDRQGLKLLITALRCLLQGQGIRPDLFLVECFYRQWKNTEEQLSLITQILKNTDIFCLTDYHCHMVSTDSLKTMPELDNKEIATWKSVQLLETLLYLGEAGHYTAIKELFKFPIQHCPDILVLGLVQVNFPVTMLRQDLIASLIPIFLGNHPNAAIILHHAWHTQNNTNTVRQIIMHAMSEWYMMVENDQTRLSRILDVAQDLKALSLLLNAQSFPFVVDLACLAYRREFLKLDKWLTDKIREHGEPFISACIKFLQRRCPQLVGGKEDMLPKSAQLPPETMATILVCLNACHMNVSQDLSDTIIQMFQNCNLMNRPRAQPGVIGFPGPGPTPSTEGPIGNVASTFGNLTIGGAGVSSSIFPTPVSSSISFGGQVSIGTAPGSPGRPLGPSNAPGTSQSPLPTLLPNLQLGPALPVAPMGSQLSAQPVSSTLPSSLRSHSVQPTVAPTRQMDMSQIFDMPQSVSKEVEDEANSYFQRIYNHPPHPTLSIEEVLDMLKKFHESSNKREREVYSCMLRNLFEEYRFFPTYPDKELFTTARLFGGIIEQGLVEYMALGVALRYVMEALQKPHGSKMYYFGIVALDRFRSRLKEYPRYCQHLMAIQHFNEFQPHLIEYIKYGTQSQEPPTRPSGVVLPPSINVSPSSAVPGTSASLVVATAPVGVPQPSGVPPVVSSVGKSLPPATTTTTTMAPAITKPPSLAATNNAVGSGKPTITTTNIETLLVATEKEEKITPPPEHIQDKVAFIFNNLAQVNLPQKCEELREVVGDDYWLWVAQYLVMKRASIENNFHTLYSLFLDQLKMSSFNSMVCRETLRNIKVLLRADKSAANFSDKSLLKNLGHWLGMLTLAKNKPILHTDIDMKSLLIESYNKGLQEMQYVIPFVAKVMESCAKSRVFKAPNPWTMAIMNVLAELHKEPEMKLHLKFEIEVLCNKLEINLDDLKPANVLNDRERIARLKPQLSQPGGSKRAESTPLFPPMQAFSLSSFIPKTSWSQVAPPGVVVDSSTVPVQSSPVGATPTPPTVLPSHPSTTPTPIQPQQPPASEARFIYSDISVASLRGLEPHINVSVPQVCGVTTNVQLKQLVRHAVELAVQEIVAAVIERSIKIAITTAEHIIKKDFALDPDESRMRAATHHMVRNLTAAMAMITCRDYLATNITKSIKQGLMQAFSRTNPQQLPQPVEQMEQLAAAIAQENVGIACAFIQKNAAEKAVNEMDKRLSQEYEARKVARTEGRRYCDPMILTYQAERMPEQIRLKVGGITPPQMAVYEEFARNIPGFLPITDQDTMFLPKPVPVGAQQQQQQQQQQQQQQQQQQQQQQQQQQQQQQQQQQQQQQQQQQQQQQQQQQQQQQQQQQQQGPHTQQQAFGNEEATAFLVLTERISAELEHTIQTFNTLAPSSPLLPMLHALREGLLLTRTNRDVHAAQVLLRKCVDNLIEGARELPSEPELSQLALRFRDCHLIVLKAMADHRCYGVVWTSKNITKCWTEARDDVKYNLDVVDWLIRSNLLNLQMLDEHLARTLDDPRVHSFFLPSIFVMQLVQMYLIDDPSSSVLSETDLQLTLEALVRLCHSRQGPEGLIALIEALRMKHDLLSGERIAGSNSLSSLNNPISAGPSLHFHSGVTQARDFQDPPALQEKTEVLLREWITMYHSPSAGQGSASAFQHFVKQMNLHGILKTDDLITRFFRICISMCRDLCVRSILEQGQGPSPTYVRSKCFQNLDAFVRLIALLVKHSGEATNPTTKINLLNKVLGLVCGIMIHDIESNTTDFQQLPYHRILIMLFLELNAPEAILESINLPVCERHDVCSWQVLMAFTQTLHLLRPSKCPGFAYAWLEIVSHRVFIGRMLAITPQQKGWSMYSMLLADLFKFLAPFLRNAELAKPLTMLYKGTLRVLLVLLHDFPEFLCEYHYGFCDVIPPNCIQMRNLILSAFPRNMRLPDPFTPNLKVDMLPEITVSPKIHTTVANLIQPPDFKKNLDSYLKNRTPVTFLSDMRTYLQQVSSEPGMRYNMSVMNSLVLYVGMQAIAQIHSKGLTPSMSTIAHSAHMDIFQNLGVDLDTEGRYLFLNAIANQLRYPNSHTHYFSCTLLHLFAEANTEAIQEQITRVLLERLIVNRPHPWGLLITFIELIKNPSFKFWSHEFVKCAPEIEKLFESVARSCMVQKVSAPREGEA is encoded by the exons ATGAACCTAGACTCGCTAACTGCTGCTTTGTCTCATATTGGTAATCTGGTCGCCAGTTTGACAAAGAAAAACCTGAACTCTAGTGTCCAAGAGATTCAGGAA GTGGTGCGTCAGTTTGGTGGAGAGGCAGAGCGACATTTGTACCGGGTGTTGATTGGTCACCTGGAGTGGTCTGGGTCTCAGGGAGGAGAAAGCCACCGACCTTCaccaaataataacaacaataacaataag GACAAGGAGGCTGTAAATAGTGCAGGTGTAGCCTCCCTCGCCTGGTCGTCCACCAACGGGGGGGCAAGTGCCCTCCTACTTCAGCATCTGGGGGCcactcttccttctgcttcttttatTGCCAGTCTTGCATTTGCCATAGCAAACCCACTCAACACTAGCAAG GTCAAGCCACAGTGGGTAAGTGGGGTGTGCAGGGCTTTGAGGCTCTCCCGCCTTCAGGAAGTCACCCTCTGTTTGTACCTGCTTCAAGAAACTAATCAGGAAGTACGAAGTCAGTCCATTGCCATCCTCAAGCTTAAGCTTCCAGATCTTGTCCGTGCTTACATAGATACAG AAACTGAGGACCGGGAATTACTAGAGCTATCAACGGAAGCTTTACATCTATTGTTGACACACATTGTGCATCTGTGGAGGGATCCCCCAGTTGTCCTTTTACCCCAGGAGTCTTTGCAAGCCTTCATCTCTGCTCTACAGCGAGAGTTTCCTCAGTCACGAGTACCTGTGGTTTTGGCCCCGCTGCTCTACCCTGATTCGGATATTCTGATGGAAAAGATGACTCAGGAACAGCCATCCAACATGGCCAAGAATCTA CTGGACGGGTCCTTGGCAGACCTGGTGTTGGAGCTTGGCTACAGCTTCTGCAACACTGTGGAAGAATGTCGAAACAATTTGGTCAATTTTGGGGTGAACTCCATCACTCCAGCCGCTGTTGCCAAAGTGTTGGGTATTATGGTTCGGACTCACACTGGCCTGCCCTCAGAACAG ATTGGACTTCAGAACCTCAACACACCTAGTTCCCTGTGGAGTGACAGTAAGGACAAGGCTGCCAACAATCAGTCACAATCCGGTGGTAATGAAGTGGGTGTGCCGGGCTCCAGCAGCCTCTCAGGGCCCCATGGCTGGAACGTGGAGGTGTTCATCAAGGCCCTGCTGGAAGTCCTGTCCAACCTGAACGTTAAGGAAATCTTCACCAAGCTGGATCACAAAGGATTCTTTGTCAAGGATAGACAAGGCTTGAAGCTTCTCATTACTGCTTTAAG GTGTCTCCTGCAAGGCCAGGGGATACGACCTGACTTGTTCCTAGTAGAATGCTTCTACCGCCAGTGGAAGAACACAGAGGAGCAGCTGAGCCTTATCACACAAATACTCAAGAATACTGACATATTCTGTCTCACGGATTACCACTGCCACATGGTGTCAACTGATAGCCTTAAGACTATGCCTGAATTGGATAACAAAGAG ATTGCAACCTGGAAATCTGTGCAGTTGCTAGAAACTCTACTATATCTGGGCGAGGCCGGCCACTACACAGCCATCAAGGAGCTTTTCAAGTTTCCCATCCAGCACTGTCCAGACATCTTGGTGTTGGGCTTGGTGCAG GTCAACTTCCCTGTCACAATGTTGCGACAGGACCTCATCGCTTCACTCATCCCCATATTCCTTGGCAATCATCCCAATGCTGCTATCATTCTCCACCATGCCTGGCACACACAG aataaCACCAACACTGTGCGCCAAATCATCATGCACGCCATGTCTGAGTGGTACATGATGGTGGAAAACGACCAGACAAGGTTGAGCCGCATTCTTGATGTGGCACAAGACCTCAAAGCCTTGTCTCTGCTTCTCAACGCCCAGTCTTTCCCTTTTGTGGTTGACTTGGCTTGCTTGGCATACCGAC GGGAGTTCCTCAAGTTGGATAAATGGCTGACAGACAAAATACGGGAACACGGTGAACCCTTCATATCAGCCTGCATCAAATTTCTTCAACGACGATGTCCCCAGcttgtaggagggaaggaggacatgTTGCCAAAGTCTGCCCAGCTACCTCCAGAGACCATGGCCACCATCCTTGTCTGCCTCAATGCTTGTCACAT GAATGTGTCACAGGACCTGTCGGACACAATAATCCAGATGTTCCAGAACTGCAACTTAATGAACAGACCCAGAGCCCAGCCTGGAGTG ATTGGCTTCCCTGGTCCTGGTCCAACTCCATCAACCGAGGGACCAATAGGAAATGTGGCCTCAACCTTTGGCAACTTGACCATTGGTGGAGCCGGAGTGTCATCTTCTATCTTCCCCACCCCggtctcctcctccatcagcttCGGGGGCCAAGTGTCAATCGGCACGGCTCCCGGTTCCCCAGGTCGCCCCTTAGGACCCTCCAATGCCCCCGGAACATCACAGTCTCCCTTGCCCACCCTATTGCCGAATTTGCAGCTTGGACCTGCCCTTCCTGTGGCACCAATGGGCTCTCAGCTGTCCGCACAACCTGTCTCATCAACATTACCCTCTTCACTGCGGTCTCATTCTGTCCAGCCCACCGTTGCTCCCACCAGACAGA TGGACATGTCACAGATATTTGACATGCCTCAGTCAGTAAGCAAGGAGGTCGAGGATGAGGCCAACAGCTATTTCCAACGAATCTACAACCATCCTCCACATCCCACCCTCTCTATTGAAGAG GTCTTAGATATGCTGAAAAAATTCCATGAGTCATCCAATAAGAGGGAGCGAGAAGTCTACTCCTGCATGCTGAGGAATCTCTTTGAAGAATACCGCTTTTTCCCGACCTACCCAGACAAGGAACTCTTCACAACAGCGAGGCTCTTTGGTGGAATCATTGAGCAGGGCCTTGTTGA GTACATGGCTCTTGGAGTGGCATTGAGGTATGTGATGGAGGCTCTCCAGAAGCCACATGGCAGCAAGATGTACTACTTTGGTATTGTGGCCTTAGACAGGTTTCGGAGCAGACTGAAGGAGTATCCGAGGTACTGCCAGCACTTGATGGCCATTCAGCACTTCAACGAGTTTCAGCCACACTTGATTGAG TACATCAAGTATGGAACACAGTCACAAGAACCTCCCACCCGACCATCTGGAGTGGTTTTGCCTCCTTCAATTAATGTTTCCCCGAGTTCCGCTGTGCCGGGAACTTCGGCTTCTCTCGTAGTTGCCACAGCCCCTGTTGGAGTTCCTCAGCCCTCGGGAGTGCCTCCTGTTGTTTCATCTGTAGGGAAAAGTTTGCCCccggccaccaccactaccaccaccatggcACCGGCCATCACCAAGCCTCCCTCACTGGCAGCTACCAATAATGCTGTTGGCTCTGGAAAG ccaacaataacaacaaccaacATAGAGACACTTCTAGTAGCcactgaaaaagaggagaaaattacTCCTCCTCCAGAGCATATTCAAGACAAAGTGGCTTTCATTTTCAACAACCTCGCTCAAGTTAATTTGCCCCAGAAG TGTGAGGAGCTCCGTGAAGTGGTGGGAGACGACTACTGGCTCTGGGTAGCTCAGTACCTGGTCATGAAGAGAGCTTCCATCGAGAACAACTTCCACACCCTGTATTCTCTGTTTCTGGACCAACTCAAGATGAGCTCCTTCAACTCAATGGTTTGCCGGGAGACACTCAGAAACATCAAG GTACTTCTAAGGGCTGATAAGTCTGCAGCTAATTTCTCTGACAAGTCTTTGTTGAAGAATCTTGGACACTGGCTGGGAATGCTCACCCTGGCCAAAAACAAGCCAATACTCCACACAGATATCGACATGAAATCCCTGCTTATTGAATCCTATAACAAAGGATTACAG GAGATGCAGTATGTGATTCCCTTCGTGGCCAAGGTGATGGAGTCTTGTGCCAAAAGTCGTGTGTTCAAGGCCCCCAATCCCTGGACCATGGCCATCATGAATGTTTTGGCTGAACTCCATAAAGAACCGGAAATGAAACTGCATCTCAAATTTGAGATTGAGGTGCTCTGCAACAAGCTTGAAATTAATCTTGAT gATCTGAAACCCGCCAATGTACTGAATGACCGGGAGCGCATCGCCCGGCTCAAGCCTCAGCTCTCACAGCCAGGAGGGTCCAAGAGAGCAGAATCCACTCCGCTCTTCCCTCCTATGCAAGCCTTCTCACTGTCTTCTTTCATAC CAAAGACAAGTTGGTCTCAAGTGGCCCCTCCAGGTGTAGTTGTGGACTCCAGCACCGTTCCTGTCCAAAGCTCTCCTGTCGGTGCCACGCCCACCCCACCCACCGTGCTACCctcccacccctccaccaccccgaCCCCCATCCAGCCTCAACAGCCGCCTGCCTCAGAGGCACGCTTTATATATTCAGACATTAGCGTTGCCTCCCTCAGGGGCTTGGAGCCTCACATAAATGTCTCTGTACCTCAG GTTTGTGGTGTGACGACCAATGTACAACTGAAGCAGCTGGTTCGTCACGCTGTTGAGTTGGCCGTCCAGGAGATCGTCGCAGCAGTCATTGAGCGCAGCATCAAGATAGCCATCACCACTGCTGAGCACATAATTAAGAAAGACTTTGCCCTTGACCCCGATGAGTCCAGGATGCGGGCTGCCACACACCACATGGTCCGCAACCTGACGGCAGCTATGGCCATGATCACCTGCCGAGACTACCTGGCCACCAACATCACCAAGAGCATCAAGCAAGGACTGATGCAGGCATTCTCCCGG aCCAATCCTCAGCAGCTACCCCAGCCTGTGGAACAGATGGAGCAGCTTGCCGCAGCTATTGCTCAGGAGAATGTGGGCATTGCTTGTGCCTTCATCCAGAAAAATGCTGCTGAGAAAGCTGTGAATGAGATGGACAAGAGATTGTCACAA GAGTATGAGGCTCGTAAAGTGGCTCGCACCGAGGGACGGCGCTACTGTGACCCAATGATCCTCACCTACCAGGCTGAACGCATGCCTGAGCAGATCCGCCTGAAAGTGGGCGGCATCACTCCCCCACAGATGGCAGTGTACGAGGAATTTGCCCGTAACATCCCAGGCTTCCTCCCCATCACCGATCAAGACACAATGTTCCTTCCCAAGCCAGTGCCTGTTGGCGCG cagcagcaacagcagcagcaacagcagcagcaacaacagcagcagcagcagcaacaacagcagcagcagcagcagcagcaacaacaacagcaacaacagcagcagcaacaacagcagcagcaacaacaacagcagcagcagcagcaacaacaacagcagcagcaacaacaacagcaacaagggCCTCACACACAGCAGCAGGCCTTTGGAAATGAGGAAGCAACAGCTTTCCTTGTTCTAACTGAAAGGATCAGTGCAGAGCTGGAGCACACCATCCAGACCTTCAACACACTGGCCCCAAGCTCTCCGCTGCTGCCCATGCTTCATGCGCTGCGGGAGGGGCTGCTCCTCACACGGACCAACAGGGACGTCCACGCTGCCCAAGTCCTGCTCAGAAAG TGTGTGGACAATCTGATCGAGGGAGCGCGAGAGCTGCCCAGCGAACCAGAACTCAGCCAACTGGCACTGCGCTTCAGAGACTGCCACCTCATTGTTCTCAAGGCCATGGCTGACCACCGCTGCTACGGTGTGGTCTGGACCTCCAAGAATATTACAAA GTGCTGGACAGAGGCTCGGGATGACGTGAAGTACAACCTGGACGTGGTGGACTGGCTCATCCGCTCCAACCTGCTCAACCTGCAGATGCTGGATGAACACCTTGCTCGCACCCTGGACGATCCCCGCGTccactccttcttccttccttccatctttgtgATGCAGCTAGTTcag ATGTATCTTATAGATGACCCTAGTAGCAGTGTCCTAAGTGAGACAGATTTACAACTAACACTCGAGGCTTTGGTACGCCTGTGTCACTCCAGGCAGGGTCCTGAAGGCCTCATTGCCCTCATTGAAGCTCTACGCATGAAGCACGACTTGCTGAGTGGAGAGCGCATAGCTGGGAGCAACAGTCTGAGCAGCCTGAACAACCCTATCTCTGCCGGGCCAAGTCTTCACTTCCACTCTGGAGTGACACAAGCCAGAGACTTCCAGGACCCACCAGCACTGCAGGAGAAGACGGAGGTGCTGCTGCGGGAGTGGATCACCATGTACCACTCTCCCTCGGCTGGCCAAGGATCTGCATCAGCCTTCCAGCATTTTGTCAAGCAGATGAATCTTCATGGAATTCTGAAGACAGATGATCTCATTACTAG ATTTTTTAGGATATGCATCAGTATGTGTCGCGACCTCTGTGTACGTTCCATCCTGGAGCAGGGGCAGGGCCCCTCGCCCACCTATGTACGCAGCAAGTGCTTCCAGAACCTCGATGCATTTGTGCGGCTCATTGCCTTATTAGTCAAGCACTCGGGAGAAGCCACCAACCCCACGACAAAGATAAACTTACTTAACAAG GTGTTGGGCCTTGTCTGTGGGATCATGATTCATGACATAGAATCCAACACAACAGACTTTCAGCAGCTGCCATATCATCGCATTCTCATTATGCTCTTCCTTGAACTGAACGCCCCGGAGGCAATCCTTGAGTCAATCAATCTTCCGGTATGTGAA AGGCATGATGTGTGCTCCTGGCAGGTGCTGATGGCTTTCACCCAGACCCTGCACCTGCTGCGGCCCAGCAAGTGTCCTGGGTTTGCCTACGCTTGGCTGGAAATTGTCAGCCATAGGGTGTTTATAGGTCGCATGTTGGCCATCACTCCACAACAAAAGGGATGGTCAATGTACTCAATGCTGTTAGCAGATCTGTTCAAGTTTTTGGCTCCTTTCCTAAGGAATGCAGAGCTGGCAAAACCCCTCACCATGTTATACAAG GGAACTTTGCGTGTGCTGTTGGTGCTGTTGCACGACTTCCCAGAGTTCTTGTGTGAGTACCACTACGGTTTCTGTGATGTCATCCCTCCAAACTGCATTCAGATGCGGAACCTCatcctctctgccttccctcgAAACATGCGCCTTCCAGATCCCTTCACACCAAACCTCAAAGTTGACATGTTACCAGAGATTACAGTATCACCCAAAATCCACACCACCGTGGCTAATCTCATCCAGCCCCCGGACTTTAAGAAGAACTTGGATTCCTACTTGAAGAACAGGACACCAGTCACATTTCTCTCTGACATGAGAACATACTTGCAG CAGGTCTCCAGCGAGCCTGGGATGCGCTACAACATGTCGGTGATGAACTCCTTGGTGTTGTACGTTGGCATGCAAGCCATCGCTCAGATCCACAGCAAGGGCCTCACTCCTTCTATGTCCACCATTGCACACTCTGCCCACATGGACATCTTTCAGAACCTTGGAGTGGACTTGGATACAGAAG GCCGCTACCTGTTCCTTAACGCAATCGCCAATCAGCTGCGCTACCCCAACAGTCACACCCACTACTTCAGTTGCacactccttcacctcttcgccGAGGCCAACACTGAGGCCATCCAGGAGCAGATCACGCGAGTCTTGCTGGAGCGGCTGATAGTGAACCGTCCTCACCCCTGGGGACTGCTCATCACTTTCATTGAGCTCATCAAGAATCCATCGTTCAAGTTCTGGAGCCACGAGTTTGTGAAGTGTGCTCCAGAGATTGAAAA GTTGTTTGAATCTGTGGCTCGGTCCTGCATGGTCCAGAAAGTGTCTGCTCCCAGGGAGGGCGAGGCCTGA